The DNA region AGTTACTGGCAATATTTGTAAAATAGAGGCTGTTGCCTCTGAACAAGAATGTTTTCAACCTCAACAAGAATTTGATTTTAGCAATACTTTTTGCGCTGAAGTAGTTAAACAAGGTAAATCAGTTGCTTATAGTCACCCAATAAATAGTCCCTCATTGTGGCAACATCCAGTAAATAAAGATTTACAGATACAGTCTTATCTCGGTACTCCGATTTGGGTAAACGAGCGAATTTATGGCACGCTTAATTTTTCTTCTCCGGAAGTTAGAAAACAATATTTTAATATTCACGAGCGCGAATTTATTGAATTAATGGCAGAAAGTCTCGGAAAGTATATCCTCGCTCTCGATACAGAAAATAAACGCAAAAAAGCAGAAGAAGAAACTAAACTTTTGCTTAATGTTACTCAAGCTATTAATGCAGCAGCAGATTTTGAAACAGCCTTACAAGCTGCTTTAGAGCAAGTATGTGAAGCTAGTGGTTGGAGTTACGGTGAGGCATGGATACCAAATAATAATCAAACATTTTTAGAATGCAGTCCCGCCTGGTATTACCATAATCTGACCCAAAAAAATCCTGCGTCTGTCGCTAATATTAAAAAGTTTCGTCAGTCGAGTAAAAATTTGACGTTTGTTCCTAATCAAGGAGTAGTCGGACGAGTTTGGCAGCAAGGAAAAGCCGAGTTTATAGAGAATATTCAACCCGATAGTGATTTTGATTACCAGCAAAAATTACTTATAGAAATATGTGGAATAAAAGCTAGTTTGGCTGTGCCAATAGTGGTTAAAAAGAAAATCAATTTAAACTTAGAACAAATGGAAGAAAAACAAGTTTTAGCAGTCTTGGTTTTCTTTTTATTAGCAGAAAATTTACCGAAAACCCCTCCGGAAAAAGAGCGCTTAGTAGAATTAGTTTCAGCCGTAGCTACTCAATTAGGTGCAGTTATTCAGCATAAACAAACTGAAGCCGAACTCTGCTCTTTATTTCAAGCAATGGATGATTTAATTTTTGTTTACGATCGCCACGGGATTTGTTTGAAAGCTGTTACTAATAAACCAGAACTTTTAGTCAATCATGTTGAGGGGAAAATTAATCACTCTATTTATAATAACTTGCCGCTAGATGTCGCCGACTTACATCTAGCGGCTATTCAAAGAACTTTAGAAACAAAAGCAACCCAAACGATTGAATATAGCTTGTTAATTAATAATCAATTAAAATGGTTTTCCGGAAAAATTTCTCCTCTCTCGTCAACCAAAGTAATGTTAGTCGCAAGAGATATTAGCGATCGCAAACTGATCGAGCAAAAACTACAGACTAATGAAGCAGAGATGCGGGGAATTTTTGAGTCAATGACCGATATTGTTTTGACGCTCGATCTTCAAAAAACAAATGTTCAAGTAATGCCCACTAACTATCAACATTTAGATCGGTCAGAATTTGACCTTCTGACGGAGACAGTACAGCGATTTTATAGCAACAAAAATTCAGGAGAATTATCTTTTTGGCAACCAGCACGTCAAGCAATCGAAAAACAACAAACAGTTAGTTTTGAATACAGTTTAAATGTGAATAACCAACTAGTTTGGTTTAATGCGAGTATTTCTCCTTTACCAGGTAATTTAGCCATTTGGGTAGCCAGAGATATCAGCGATCGCGTTAAAGCTGAGTTAGAATTACAACAATTAGCCTCTGAGTTGGAACAACGAGTAAAAAAACGTACTGCTCAACTTCAACAAGCTAATCAAACTTTAAAATTAGAAATTAACGAACGGATTCTTACCCAAATCGAATTAGTCAAATCAGAAGCTCGTTTTCGCCTCGCGGTTGAGAACATTCCGGATATATTTATTATTTATGACAAACAGTTGCGATTTGAGTTCATTAATGCTAAAGGTTTAGAAATAATTGGTAAGTCAGCCTTAGAATTAATTGGGCTTACAGATCGAGAAATTTTTCCGGCGGATATCACCTCAAATTATCTACCTTTGCTCAACGAAGCAGTAGTAACTCGCCAGCTTCAACGAGGAGAAATTACTGTTAATTTCCCTTCTGTTGGCGAACGGACAATGACCTTTGCTTACGTGCCACTTTTAGACGAACATGGAGAGATTTATCAAATTCTAGGTATTAGCCACGATATTACCGATCGCATCCAAGCTGAATCTAAGTTACAAACAGCTTATCAACGATTGCAGTTACTTTCAGAATTAACCCTAAAAATTCGTCAATCTCTCGATTTAGAAGAAATCTTACAAACCACCGTTACCGAAGTACAAAAGCTACTAGCAGCCGAGCGGGTTTTAATCGTGGCGATCGGTCAAGAAAAACCAGCTTCCATCGTCCAAGAAGTTGTAATTCCAGGATTTCCCAGTTTACAAAACCAACAACTCGATTCTCCCTCCTCAAAAAGCGATCGCATGGAAGAATTTCTCCAAGGAGAATGTATTATTGTTAATGACGTGCAAGAGTTAAACATCTCTTCAGCCCAACTCAGTTTCTTATCAAAAATAAAAATTCGCGCCAAGCTAGTCGTCCCAATTTTTATTCAAAATAGTATTTGGGGTGGTTTAATAATTCATCAATGTAATTCTCCCCGCCAATGGCAAGCAGAAGAAATCGAAATACTTCAGCAACTTGCCGACCAAATTGGCATTGCCGTCGCCCAAGCACAATTACTCGAACATTTAGAAGAAAAAGTCGCCGAACGTACCGCCGAATTGCGCCATAGCGAGAAACAACTGCGTTTAATTACCGATGCTTTACCTATGCGAATTTGTTATGTTGATGCCCAAGAACGCTATCGATTTAACAATAAAGCTTATGAAGAATGGTTCGGATTGCCATTAGATACAATTACCGGATGCAAGAAAAAGGATATTTTAGGGGAAACGTATTATCAGCAAATTAAACAATATATCGCTGCCGCACTATCGGGAGAACGAGTGACCTTTGAATTCCAAGAACCAGAAATTAACGGCAAAAACCGTTATGTCAGTATTACCTATATTCCCGATCTCGATCCCGAAGAACGAGCGATCGGCTTTTTTGGCGTCGCCATCGATTTAAGCGATCGCAAAGCGATCGAACAAATGAAAGATGAATTTATCTCCGTCGCTAGTCATGAATTGCGCACTCCCTTAACTTCTATTCGCGGTTCCCTGGGTTTGATCGCCACTGGGCGTCTTGGCGAACTGTCCTCGCGAGGACAGCGAATGTTAGAAATTGCAGTTAATAATACCGATCGCCTTCATCGTTTGATTAATGATATTCTCGACCTCGCACGGATCGAATCTGGTAGAGTAGAAATGGTCAAGGAAAAGTGCAATGCTGTGGATTTAATTACTCAAGCCGCAGAAGCTATGCAGTCAATGGCACATCAGGAAAATATTACTCTCCACCTAGAAATTGAACGATCGCCAATAGATATTTGCGCCGATCCCGATCAAATTTTGCAAACTCTAACTAATTTAATTAGTAATGCGATTAAATTTTCTCATGGGGGAGGAACTGTTTGGATCGGCGTTACTAACCAAGGCGAAGAAATCTTATTTCAAGTCAGAGATACCGGACGAGGTATTCCGGCTGACAAACTAGAAGCTATTTTTGGACGCTTCCAACAAGTTGATGCTTCCGACTCTCGGGAAAAAAGCGGTACTGGTTTAGGTTTACCTATTTGTCGCGAAATTGTTCAGCGACATGGCGGCAAAATTTGGGTGGAAAGCGAACTCAATGTTGGTAGTACCTTTTACTTTACTTTACCCACGCAAGATTAATTAAGAGATCTGAAAAGATGAGGCAATGAGAAGGACTCGTAGCTATCAAAATTAATTATTTTGTTTCACAAGTTTTTCACAGACTTCTTTTAGACTGGAGACTTAAGTTACCTATTCAAAACTTGACAAAAAAATATGTTAATGATATTAAATGAAGAGTTTTGCGAAACGAAAACTTGCTCTACTAGCAACAGTCGGTACCGTGCAAAAACAGCAAAAAATCAAATTGACAACCCGAACGAGCGACGATTACCTCGCAAGCAAATTTTGTTAATCGATCCCGAAGAGGACTTGCGAGAAGTAATTAAAACTGGGCTAGAATTAACAACTAACTGGAACATATTGACAACTCACGATAGTCATAATGGTTTGCATTTAGCTGTTAACGAGCAGCCCAACGCAATTTTAATTAATATCGAGAAAAAAGATTTAGGGCAGATTGGTTTGTTGTGGCAACTCAGACAAAGCCAGCAACTGCGACAAATCCCCATTATTTTATTGCTCGATCGCATTCGGCTCTCAGACCGAAAGTGCTTAAATAAACTAGAAATAGCAGGCGCGATCGCCAAACCCTTTGACATGGTAAACTTAGGGCAACAAATTGCTTCTTTTTTACGCTGGGACTGCTATACCATTACTCATCAGAGTTACATAAAAAAAGTACATAAGGATTGAGTGACCAAGAATAATGGGTTTCAAGCCCCGTCCTTATAGGACGGCTTTGATGCTATTCTAAGAAAGTAGCCTGGTACAGACAGGATTCGTCGGTACTGTCTTAAGTTGACGACGTAAAGCGATACCAGTACATGAGGCGCGAACAACCTCTTAAAAAACGCACCGGACTCGACAGAGTACCGAAAACCAGTGGTTAAGAAATTTGCTTTTTCGAGTATCGTGGGGCGCACGAGAATTTACGCTTGGGGAGATATATCCCACTGGAACTAATTGCCGCTCTTGATAAAATTGCTTTTTTGTTAATTTGTCAAGGGAGGGGTCGAATCGGCGAGACTGATTCCTTTTAGTTGTAAGGAGTGTCGTTGAACCAAGAATCCCCGCGCCTTTAGGCAGGGGAGCGTCAAAAATGAGTAAGACAATCAAGCCCTCAGAAGTACACAGAGATGGTAGTTACAACATCCCTCACTTGGTAGCAGAGGCTAACGAACGTCTCACCCAAATCGGTAAATACGGCAGCACGGCAAAACTA from Oscillatoria salina IIICB1 includes:
- a CDS encoding PAS domain-containing protein yields the protein MNQSNDSTRGTIIVVDDNPDNLNLLVNTLSEEGYHVRAAVSGKLAISSAQTVPPDLILLDILMPEIDGYEICQQLKSDDRTRDIPIIFISALDDAIDKAKGFEVGGVDYISKPFQHLEVIARVENQLRLRMAQKQLQEQNLQLENFSKNLKELHRLNTTDYSDFNQLSADYLQTGCKILGFTTGVISKVTGNICKIEAVASEQECFQPQQEFDFSNTFCAEVVKQGKSVAYSHPINSPSLWQHPVNKDLQIQSYLGTPIWVNERIYGTLNFSSPEVRKQYFNIHEREFIELMAESLGKYILALDTENKRKKAEEETKLLLNVTQAINAAADFETALQAALEQVCEASGWSYGEAWIPNNNQTFLECSPAWYYHNLTQKNPASVANIKKFRQSSKNLTFVPNQGVVGRVWQQGKAEFIENIQPDSDFDYQQKLLIEICGIKASLAVPIVVKKKINLNLEQMEEKQVLAVLVFFLLAENLPKTPPEKERLVELVSAVATQLGAVIQHKQTEAELCSLFQAMDDLIFVYDRHGICLKAVTNKPELLVNHVEGKINHSIYNNLPLDVADLHLAAIQRTLETKATQTIEYSLLINNQLKWFSGKISPLSSTKVMLVARDISDRKLIEQKLQTNEAEMRGIFESMTDIVLTLDLQKTNVQVMPTNYQHLDRSEFDLLTETVQRFYSNKNSGELSFWQPARQAIEKQQTVSFEYSLNVNNQLVWFNASISPLPGNLAIWVARDISDRVKAELELQQLASELEQRVKKRTAQLQQANQTLKLEINERILTQIELVKSEARFRLAVENIPDIFIIYDKQLRFEFINAKGLEIIGKSALELIGLTDREIFPADITSNYLPLLNEAVVTRQLQRGEITVNFPSVGERTMTFAYVPLLDEHGEIYQILGISHDITDRIQAESKLQTAYQRLQLLSELTLKIRQSLDLEEILQTTVTEVQKLLAAERVLIVAIGQEKPASIVQEVVIPGFPSLQNQQLDSPSSKSDRMEEFLQGECIIVNDVQELNISSAQLSFLSKIKIRAKLVVPIFIQNSIWGGLIIHQCNSPRQWQAEEIEILQQLADQIGIAVAQAQLLEHLEEKVAERTAELRHSEKQLRLITDALPMRICYVDAQERYRFNNKAYEEWFGLPLDTITGCKKKDILGETYYQQIKQYIAAALSGERVTFEFQEPEINGKNRYVSITYIPDLDPEERAIGFFGVAIDLSDRKAIEQMKDEFISVASHELRTPLTSIRGSLGLIATGRLGELSSRGQRMLEIAVNNTDRLHRLINDILDLARIESGRVEMVKEKCNAVDLITQAAEAMQSMAHQENITLHLEIERSPIDICADPDQILQTLTNLISNAIKFSHGGGTVWIGVTNQGEEILFQVRDTGRGIPADKLEAIFGRFQQVDASDSREKSGTGLGLPICREIVQRHGGKIWVESELNVGSTFYFTLPTQD
- a CDS encoding response regulator, with the translated sequence MLMILNEEFCETKTCSTSNSRYRAKTAKNQIDNPNERRLPRKQILLIDPEEDLREVIKTGLELTTNWNILTTHDSHNGLHLAVNEQPNAILINIEKKDLGQIGLLWQLRQSQQLRQIPIILLLDRIRLSDRKCLNKLEIAGAIAKPFDMVNLGQQIASFLRWDCYTITHQSYIKKVHKD